TCCTCGACCACATCTCCATATTCGTTGGCACAACCTCGCTCGCCTCATCGGACGGGAGTTCAATCACCCCACCGACTTCGGAGGAGGTGGCTCGAGCTGAAATGACCATGAGCATCAGGACCGCCATTGCTAACAAACCAACCTTCTTTCTCATCTCCAtcatatatgatattttttcttttcttttcgaGTATATGGATCCTATAGTTCAAAGGGTTTGTTTTTATAGGGAGGGAGGGATAGTGATTATATAATTGTGTGAACAGGAAAGggatttttgttgtatttttgtgaACACTTTTTTCAacaacattatttatatatatatatattgaaaatgtattttaaaaggacttaaattaactaaacacTATTCCGGATGTCGACACATATGTTTTCACATCTCCACTAGTTTGATATCGAAACAAGAGATAAACCAacatttcatataaaaatCGATGAAACATAAAAGTATGGCTATAAGTTGATGACAAAATCCATTAGTTATGTAgggatatatattttatgcattttgtaaattttcaattgtattatattaaatttttagggtttttagtTTAGATGTGAAAGCACCCTTCTCCTGTGGGTCTATTTAAAGAAAGCTTAGTTAGATGTGAAACCACCCTTTTCCTTTAGGTTTCCATTTAAAGGgatcattaattatatttgtcaATCTTTTTATCCACTCGAAACACCAAACAGTATTCGTATTTTTCCTGCACCAATTCGCTTAAGCTTTAACCATCGATCACAACGTAGTATAGAAACCTTGTATTCTAATCTTTGTGAGCCATTCTCTATCCATTTAGAACCTTCATCCaccttcaaaataaaatgtgacGGTGAACTGAGATTgagttaaattttgataaatgatATAACACTAACAAGTTGTTATAGAGTGAGtgaaattataaaagagaaatgtaTAGACAATAGCAAACAACTACACCAATAAATGCTATATATTGGATGTCCATACCATGGGGTTACTGAATTGTTTTCTATTTAGCAATAAAGACTCGTTGGttctatttatttctcttaaaatctcACACTTCAATTCtgatcaaattttacttttcaaaatacacaaatttctaaaaatacagaaacaaacaaaatatttattttcgaaAGAGACACGGTTAAATTAGGTGCATCTGAACATCTTCTATTTGGTGAACATCTTAACATCATTATCATCACCAAACAGGAGCTAGAGATAAAAGCAGAAGAATAATACACAAGTTTAGACAAAAGGCGAAGATTTAAAGGGATAGAGAAAGCACTATAATGTGCAAAGAGAGGAGATCCACTAGTTCAATGGTCAATGAAGTCTTGAATATCTTCGTAAATCCCACCTAAATTTTCTTCATGATTTTTGAAGATTCTAATATTTCTTTCGATCCAAATGGACGACCAAATGAGCCACAACAATGGAGTTGAAAGTAACAACGTCCTTTCTGTCTTTATTGCTTTGAGAATAAGAGACAGAGATCCTTACAAAGAGAAGCTAGGTTTTGGTTATTGttcttctatttattaaatcaaattctcaATCATCTTCCAAATcgtaaaatatacataaactaattaagttgCGTATGAACTTTCCTTCCAATTCCGATTTCGGATTGAACTCAGAGAAGTTAATGACCGAAGGAGCGTCATGGTTGCCGTCTAAAGTGCCTAAGTATTTAAGAAACTCGTCGTCGAAAGCGGCAGCAGGGAAAATGCACATAGTCAGTTGCAATAATTTTCGAATAATACGGCGTTTTGGAATGCATCATATATGAAAGAGGTTAGGCCGAGTTATTTTGCAGCACCATCATATAACTCCGCCGCAGgttttgaatctaatttgctgcaactattttttttttagttaagttGATAACTATTTAGGttttgaagagagaaaagcCTCCACTTTATTCTTGAAAACACAGATGGGAACATAGAAAATggataaaataattgcaataaCTTAGACAAAGCATAGATTTGGTAATATACTTAAGTGATATAAGAATAACATAGATAAGCTGATGATGATAATGATCAAAATGGAGAACAGAAGCCGAGTTTTAGTATAAGAGTGGTTCTACAGGTGCATCCAGGTAAGCAATTTGCATCGCTGCTGCATGCATTGCCTATAAGAAAGCATGCATTTTCTCGGCCCTTTTCTGATCCttctttcatcatttttctcGGCCACATTTCCATATTTGTAGACACGACCTCCTCCTTCACCTCATCCGACGGGAGTTCAATCACCTCCCAACTTCAGAGGAGGCGGCTTGAGCCGAAATGGCCATGAGTACAACCATCGCCATTGCTAACAAACCAATCTTCTTTCTCATCTTCACATGGTGCATGAGCTGCTTAATCTTGAAAGATTACAAAACCTCGTCATCATAATTTAACGTTAGATAGAGCCATATTTGAATCTCCTAcactcaaaatataatttaaccattatatttgatttattatttatcattttttttaaaaattaagactGATGTTCACTTGTtcgaaaacaacaaaatgtttaCCCCACACCATTTATTAGTGAGCTATTAAAAGGAGGTTTGGTTGAAGTACATTTAGATAGGTAAGTGTGTAGGAGCATTTTTCCATTATCAAGGTCTCCATTTAACAGAATCACTCATTTCTCACTTTCTTGAGGTGAggataataaattttcttcaactATACTAAAGTCcaaattgatagaatttatttcttttattttataatgaaGTATCAAACCAActtgttttgattttcataCTTACAAGATTGAACATACAAAAAAACGTGTTGTACTCTCTTTTAGTTGGGTAACTTtggtttcatttatttatataaaccAATCCAACTAACTTCATTAAATTGgctctttttttcattcaatgctccttaattaaaatggaaattcATCTCCATATATGTTTCTAAATATCAtcatcaaatgaaaatttctttttagtagTTTGTACTACAAAAATCCGTAATGTTAACGAacattttgatgaaaatatcGATAAAACGTTGATTTcaatgaatattttataaagaaaaagagcaaacaaaaaaaattcataattagatttaaatcAGTAAAAGAGcgttttatataattttcaaatcaagtTAACTTATATTCgttatttatattagtgacttttttttttatgtttgttttgtgtttcatgaatttttctaacgatataacaaaaatatcgaTTCACCTTTCACGTTGATTCTGAatctatgaaaaatgaaaatgtaaaaaatctCGTCAAGAATATAGACATGTCAATGgcaatttaattaatactaTACGGTTGTACTATATAACCAATTATTGAGCATTTGACatgttatttaataatataatatagttgTATTTCATGAATCGTTTGCTAAAGTAGGTTTAACTTAGTGGTAATTGACTCACGATCGCTATCAATAAATGACACTAGTACGaaaaaattggtctatcatgTCGCTTCCCACACAAACCCAACCTTttctacttcatttttctgttcttttttctttttcagtaGTTAAAGAGATATATCGAAAGAATTCTTCTCAGAGGATCAAAGGCATGCAAGGattactttgttttatttagtcTAACTATTTTCATGAGATAGGAACGATCAAAAGTTATAAATGCAGTCAAACAAACAATCTAGCAAATCAAATGTTTAACTTAACATGCTTTCATGGCCGATCAATGCACACTACAAGAATAAACCGTTCTATCTATGCACTAAAGTGTCAGTAGAGACCCTAGCTAGAGTTTGTTCGCAGATGATACATCGACGAATGATACACCGTCGACAGTGCacttcataaaataatacattttcttttgcttgGAAAAATCTCccaaaatacattttcttgtATGTATATCGTCTATCATAAAAGAATATTCACCGACCCCCAACTTAACCCAAAGGTTTACAACGTCAACAAACATATTTTGACCAATTCTTCAAtctaaaaaatagaataaagttttgaaaaacaaaccaaGTCTGAATAATTAGCAGCCCAATAAggaatattatatatataaagcagCCATGACTTGAACATtgaacataattaattaatatatgatctTGAAGCAGTTACAAGGCCATGCAATTGCACATGTGATTATgaatataaactttattaaaaacaCACCAAGTATGTTGAAAGCAGACATTGTGTTCTCTTATGtgtgtataaatataaaggCATAgctagaagaaaaagaaaaaaaatataagagagattaagaagagaaaaaaaagaaagaaagaaaggaattgAAAAAATGGAGTGGAAGAAAATTGGAATGTTGGCTGTGGTGGGGATGCTGGTGATGGCAGCTTTGGTGGAGGATTGTCATGCAGCCATTGAATCAGAGTCTGTGAAAGgtttgaataaaaatgaattgcCAAGAAAGATGATGAATGAAGAAACTAGAATGTGCCCTAGAATCCTTGAAGAGTGCACTACCGACGATGATTGCATGAATGATTGCATTTGCCTCTCCAATGGCTTTTGCGGTTGAAACCTCTCTTAGATATATACCTAAATCTATCTTATCTTTTGCTGtctgtgtgtgtgttttttcttttcttctcttctattTCTATGGCAATAAAGTTTGTAACTTTGATCACTCTAATCTATGAATAATGTGTATCATCAATTTGTGCAACACCCATCAAGGAATAATAACATGTAAgcttttaataaatttctcTGTTTATATGATGCCTCTAATTCCTTTCAATGCTTTGAAGGTTACTAGCTatatctatattatatatggtTTATACATATTACATTGTTAAGTCATGGGTTAAGTATAAAACATTTCCCTCTCCTCATATATCTCTTCTCTCTCCCCCACTTCCTCCACTGTCAAGAAAATCGCCATCAAAGTAAGCTTGACGAATGCGTTCGGGTTTGCTTTTTCACCAAAAACCACATTGGCCAGTAGTAGTAGTTAATGTATATATTGAACAAATAGAACTTCCCCCAATTTACAAAATGTATATAGGAGGGAAGGGATAGTGATTATTCAATGGTGTGAACAAGAAAGAGATAAGAAAAGGTATTCATCACTCATATATTGACAATTTAAACTATTTCTCAATTGATAATTATAAACTAGTTTAGAGATAAAACTTCACATGTTTATGTACTATAACATCAAAGTCTATcaaattcataaaagaaaaaaacaaaaacaaaagaaaggaaaaagaactTTCACATGGTGCATGAGCtgcttaattttgaaagattacAAAACCTCATCATCATATTTTAATGTTAGATAGAGCCATTTGAATCTCCTACactgaaaatataatttaaccattatatttgatttattacttatcacttttttaaaaaattagatgttCACTTGTtcgaaaacaacaaaatgtttaCCCCACACCATTTATTAGTGAGTTATTAAAAGGAGAGGGTTGGTTGAAGCAACGTTTTCTCACTATTAGGGTCTCCATTTGAGAGAATCACTGATTTCTCACTTTGGTTGAAGTATCAAACCAActtgttttgattttcataCTTAAAAGATTGAACATACAAAAAAACGTGTTGTCTCTCTTAGTTGGGTaactttgtttcatttatttatataaaccAATCCAACTAACTTCATTAAATTGgctctttttttcattcaatgccccttaattaaaatggaaattcATCTCCATATATATAAGTTTCTAAATATCACCATCAAATGAACCTTTCTTTTTAGCACTTGTACTACAAAAATCGGTAATGTTAAACGAacattttgatgaaaatatcGATAAAACGTTGATTtcaatgaatatttttttaaagaaaaagataaaacaaaaaaaatcataattagatttaaattagtaaatgagggttttatatgattttcaaaCCAAGTTAACTTATGTTCGTTTGTTTTGTGTATCATGAATGTTTCtaacaatataacaaaaatatcgaTTCACCTTTAATGTTGATTCTGAatctatgaaaaatgaaaatgtaaaaaaattttGTCACGAACATAGACATGTCGATGACAGTTTAATACTATACAGTTTTACTATATAACcaattataattcaaaataagaGTTATActtaaataatcatttatttatttatggaagaaatgttgccatttatttatctacaatcttcatcttctcattATATCTCGAGTCAGTTGAAAGTCTCATGATATCCACTAAAGTTTATACTCACAATCTTAATACTAACTCGAGCATTAGAATAATACATACCATCTATGTGTGGCATAGCATGCAACTGCATCATTAATGGAGGAGTTTGTTCGAGCTTGAATTAATGGCCATGATTATCACCATTGCACTGCCACACCCCAACAATCTTTGGCTCATCTTACTCCTTAAATcatctctttccttttcctatttggttttattttttttactgttcGTCTGGTTCGGAACGATTTAATTTCcatgtttgtttaattttatagttttcaaCTTGTCACCTGGAAATAAGCTATTTGCTACTCTTAAGcattcttatttaatttctacatacaagatatttatattttcatgtaAAACtgaataataaacaaatgggGGCCTAAAACTGATCATGTGCTGATCAGGTAGAACATTTCTATAAACTATGCCAAGTTAGGTATTTGGGAACTTCAACCGCGGGTGGTCGAACTGAGTACTGATCACTGGCTTTGGAAAGCCCCAAGCCAACCCCCTTTGGCTTTCCTAGGCTCATGTTAGTCCTTAAATGTTGCCATTTTTGGTATGTATCATACTCTCTTAGTAACTTTGTTGTTcttatatttgtgttttgtgAGTACAAGTACACATTTCAGTCCATGATGATCACCTATAACACCATCACTATTGTTAGAAAAACTAgctttaattttcaagttcATTAATTGGAATTTGGATAGGTGTGTATAGTCTCTGAGGTTTCTAACttagaattattattttaatgctttgtacttttaaaaaataggttcAAGAGGCCTTTATTATGGCTTTATAAATTActtaaatcttttaattattttaaatattacttgacattttaaatcttttaaaaaattaagtataaaacATTCCCCTCTCCTCATCTATCTCTTGATCTCTCTCTCCCCTTCCTCCACTAatcttcctttctctcttgGAAAACCGTCAAAGTAAGCCTAATGAACGATATTACTATAATTGTGTTTTATGAATTGTTTGCCAAAGTAGGTTTAAAACTTAGTGGTAATTGACTGACTTTTCATCGATCTCTTGTCCACAATATTGTTCAACTAAACAATATCGACAATCAATTAATGACACTACAACATCGACATTACTATAGAAGCTTCCCACACAAACCCTGTTGGAGGCGTTGACGAGCCCACTCTAAATTTACTCTAAATCTCACAAacttttaagagaagaaatttgttcTCTTAGAAAACTCAATAACACACAAGAGAAGAATGTTGTTCTCTTGAAACTCACTTACTTTCTAAAACTCAATTTGCTTctattgatttgattctttttatcttgtatacaaatgaaggaaatgatcTCTATATATAGTATTCAAGAGACACTTCCtaaaagacacaaaataaatgaagtacatGAATACATACCATTCATGTACTTGAATAATTACATGTATCTAGAAATGCATATGTATCTTGAAACTAGAAATGTATCTATTAATGTGTTATCCATAATGTATCtagcttattaatttctaacaaaCCCATCTTTCctacttcattttttctgttccttttttttttttatctccgGAGGATTAGGTATTATTCACTTTAACTTTTATGAGTCTAATAGGGTGGCTGAGCTTTATCTTAGCTTCAATCTAAATATGTTATAGATACCATTAAACATAGTTTGACTAAttcttcaaactaaaaaatagaataaagttttaaaaaacaaaccaattCTGAATAATTAGCAGCCCAATAAggaatattatatatataaagcagCCATGACTTGAACATtgaacataattaattaatatatgatctTGAAGCAGTCACAAGGCCATGCAATTGTACATGTGATTATgaatataaactttattaaaaacaCACCAAGTATGTTGAAAGCAGACATTGTGTTCTCTTATGtgtgtataaatataaaggCATAgctagaagaaaaagaaaaaaaatataagagagattaagaagagaaaaagaaagaaagaaaggaattgAAAAAATGGAGTGGAAGAAAATTGGAATGTTGGCTGTGGTGGGGATGCTGGTGATGGCAGCTTTGGTGGAGGATTGTCATGCAGCCATTGAATCAGAGTCTGTGAAAGgtttgaataaaaatgaattgcCAAGAAAGATGATGAATGAAGAAACTAGAATGTGCCCTAGAATCCTTGAAGAGTGCACTACCGACGATGATTGCATGAATGATTGCATTTGCCTCTCCAATGGCTTTTGCGGTTGAAACCTCTCTTAGATATATACCTAAATCTATCTTATCTTTTGCTGtctgtgtgtgtgttttttcttttcttctcttctattTCTATGGCAATAAAGTTTGTAACTTTGATCACTCTAATCTATGAATAATGTGTATCATCAATTTGTGCAACACCCATCAAGGAATAATAACATGTAAgcttttaataaatttctcTGTTTATATGAT
This is a stretch of genomic DNA from Cucumis sativus cultivar 9930 chromosome 4, Cucumber_9930_V3, whole genome shotgun sequence. It encodes these proteins:
- the LOC105435333 gene encoding uncharacterized protein LOC105435333, translating into MEWKKIGMLAVVGMLVMAALVEDCHAAIESESVKGLNKNELPRKMMNEETRMCPRILEECTTDDDCMNDCICLSNGFCGLRREKERKKGIEKMEWKKIGMLAVVGMLVMAALVEDCHAAIESESVKGLNKNELPRKMMNEETRMCPRILEECTTDDDCMNDCICLSNGFCG